The following coding sequences lie in one Cygnus olor isolate bCygOlo1 chromosome 8, bCygOlo1.pri.v2, whole genome shotgun sequence genomic window:
- the ZNF326 gene encoding DBIRD complex subunit ZNF326 isoform X3 encodes MDYGEDMDRDYGHGGYGGPRSMDSYLNQSYGMESHGGGGGGGGGGGNRFGPYESYDSGSSLGGRDLYRSGYGYNEPEQSRFGGSYGGRFDNSYRNSLDSFGGRNQGGSSWEAPYSRSKLRPGFMEDRGRESYSSYSSFSSPHMKPAPVGSRGRGTPAYPESGFGSRNYDAFGGPSTGRGRGRGHMGDFGGMHRPGIVVDYHNKPSPAAVAARGIKRKMIPQPYNKPGGTFIKKPKMTKPILKLTQKKSPNMKTSFQDSTIEEIEVDTSGAVVIYEDFTRDAYDLGYQTFGDAKGEVKSEEEEKRRIEARREKQRRRREKNSEKYGDGYRMAFTCSFCKFRTFEEKEIESHLESAAHQETLDHIQKQTKFDKVVMEFLHECMVNKFKKTAMRKQQTSNQTDNAQAVEKDIMEGVTADDHMMKVETVHCSACSVYVPALHSSVQQHLKSPDHTKGKQAYREQIKRESVLTATSILNNPIVKARYELYVKGENPFEINDQAQEQQTEEEDKADEPAEGEEEEEEEEEEETEEQTDFTLDHTEDN; translated from the exons ACATGGACCGTGATTATGGGCATGGAGGCTATGGTGGCCCACGATCCATGGACTCTTACCTTAACCAATCCTATGGGATGGAGAGTCATGGAGGTGGAGgcggaggaggtggtggtggtggtaacAG GTTTGGACCTTATGAGTCTTACGACTCCGGGTCTTCTCTGGGTGGGCGAGATCTGTACAGATCTGGCTATGGTTATAATGAACCCGAACAAAGCCGCTTCGGAGGTAGTTATGGTGGTCGATTTGACAACTCCTACCGGAATAGCCTTGACTCTTTCGGAGGTAGAAACCAGGGCGGGTCTAGCTGGGAAGCACCTTACTCCCGTTCAAAATTGAGGCCTGGGTTTATGGAggacagaggaagagagagtTACTCTTCCTacagcagtttttcttcacCCCATATGAAGCCTGCACCTGTAGGCTCTCGGGGGAGAGGAACGCCTGCTTATCCTGAAAGTGGATTTGGAAGCAGAAACTATGATGCTTTTGGAGGACCATCAACAGGCAGAGGCCGAGGCCGAGGA CATATGGGAGACTTTGGAGGAATGCACAGACCTGGAATTGTTGTTGACTATCATAACAAACCCAGTCCTGCAGCAGTTGCTGCgagaggaataaaaagaaaaatgataccACAGCCCTACAACAAACCTGGTGGGACATTTATCAAGAAACCCAAAATGACAAAACCTATTTTGAAGCTGACTCAGAAAAAATCACCTA ACATGAAGACATCTTTCCAGGATTCTACTATAGAG GAAATTGAAGTGGACACGAGTGGTGCAGTTGTTATATATGAAGACTTTACAAGAGATGCTTATGATCTCGGGTATCAGACTTTTGGAG aTGCCAAAGGAGAAGTTAAAAGCGAAGAAGAGGAAAAGCGAAGAATTGAGGccagaagagagaagcaaaggcgtagaagggaaaaaaacagcgAAAAATATGGTGACGGATACAG AATGGCATTTACTTGCTCATTTTGTAAATTTCgaacatttgaagaaaaagagattgaGTCCCATCTGGAGAGTGCAGCTCACCAGGAAACATTGGATCATATCCAGAAGCAAACCAAATTTGACAAAGTAGTGATGGAGTTTCTTCAT GAGTGTATGGTAAATAAATTCAAGAAGACAGCTATGCGTAAGCAACAGACAAGTAACCAAACAGACAATGCTCAAGCTGTTGAAAAAGACATAATGGAAG GGGTTACTGCTGATGACCACATGATGAAAGTTGAGACTGTTCATTGCAGTGCTTGCAGTGTGTATGTTCCTGCGTTACATAGTTCCGTTCAGCAACACTTAAAATCTCCTGAtcacacaaaaggaaaacaa GCCTacagagaacaaataaaaagggagagTGTTCTTACCGCTACCAGTATCTTGAATAATCCAATAGTCAAGGCACGGTACGAGCTGTATGTTAAG gGTGAAAATCCATTTGAAATTAATGATcaggctcaggagcagcagACAGAAGAAGAGGACAAGGCTGATGAGCCAGCTgaaggtgaggaagaggaggaggaagaagaggaagaagaaactgaagagcAAACTGACTTCACCTTAGACCACACTGAAGATAActaa
- the ZNF326 gene encoding DBIRD complex subunit ZNF326 isoform X1 yields the protein MDYGEAEDRDWRFPDTPMHCGVNMPSGSVSDMDRDYGHGGYGGPRSMDSYLNQSYGMESHGGGGGGGGGGGNRFGPYESYDSGSSLGGRDLYRSGYGYNEPEQSRFGGSYGGRFDNSYRNSLDSFGGRNQGGSSWEAPYSRSKLRPGFMEDRGRESYSSYSSFSSPHMKPAPVGSRGRGTPAYPESGFGSRNYDAFGGPSTGRGRGRGHMGDFGGMHRPGIVVDYHNKPSPAAVAARGIKRKMIPQPYNKPGGTFIKKPKMTKPILKLTQKKSPNMKTSFQDSTIEEIEVDTSGAVVIYEDFTRDAYDLGYQTFGDAKGEVKSEEEEKRRIEARREKQRRRREKNSEKYGDGYRMAFTCSFCKFRTFEEKEIESHLESAAHQETLDHIQKQTKFDKVVMEFLHECMVNKFKKTAMRKQQTSNQTDNAQAVEKDIMEGVTADDHMMKVETVHCSACSVYVPALHSSVQQHLKSPDHTKGKQAYREQIKRESVLTATSILNNPIVKARYELYVKGENPFEINDQAQEQQTEEEDKADEPAEGEEEEEEEEEEETEEQTDFTLDHTEDN from the exons ACATGGACCGTGATTATGGGCATGGAGGCTATGGTGGCCCACGATCCATGGACTCTTACCTTAACCAATCCTATGGGATGGAGAGTCATGGAGGTGGAGgcggaggaggtggtggtggtggtaacAG GTTTGGACCTTATGAGTCTTACGACTCCGGGTCTTCTCTGGGTGGGCGAGATCTGTACAGATCTGGCTATGGTTATAATGAACCCGAACAAAGCCGCTTCGGAGGTAGTTATGGTGGTCGATTTGACAACTCCTACCGGAATAGCCTTGACTCTTTCGGAGGTAGAAACCAGGGCGGGTCTAGCTGGGAAGCACCTTACTCCCGTTCAAAATTGAGGCCTGGGTTTATGGAggacagaggaagagagagtTACTCTTCCTacagcagtttttcttcacCCCATATGAAGCCTGCACCTGTAGGCTCTCGGGGGAGAGGAACGCCTGCTTATCCTGAAAGTGGATTTGGAAGCAGAAACTATGATGCTTTTGGAGGACCATCAACAGGCAGAGGCCGAGGCCGAGGA CATATGGGAGACTTTGGAGGAATGCACAGACCTGGAATTGTTGTTGACTATCATAACAAACCCAGTCCTGCAGCAGTTGCTGCgagaggaataaaaagaaaaatgataccACAGCCCTACAACAAACCTGGTGGGACATTTATCAAGAAACCCAAAATGACAAAACCTATTTTGAAGCTGACTCAGAAAAAATCACCTA ACATGAAGACATCTTTCCAGGATTCTACTATAGAG GAAATTGAAGTGGACACGAGTGGTGCAGTTGTTATATATGAAGACTTTACAAGAGATGCTTATGATCTCGGGTATCAGACTTTTGGAG aTGCCAAAGGAGAAGTTAAAAGCGAAGAAGAGGAAAAGCGAAGAATTGAGGccagaagagagaagcaaaggcgtagaagggaaaaaaacagcgAAAAATATGGTGACGGATACAG AATGGCATTTACTTGCTCATTTTGTAAATTTCgaacatttgaagaaaaagagattgaGTCCCATCTGGAGAGTGCAGCTCACCAGGAAACATTGGATCATATCCAGAAGCAAACCAAATTTGACAAAGTAGTGATGGAGTTTCTTCAT GAGTGTATGGTAAATAAATTCAAGAAGACAGCTATGCGTAAGCAACAGACAAGTAACCAAACAGACAATGCTCAAGCTGTTGAAAAAGACATAATGGAAG GGGTTACTGCTGATGACCACATGATGAAAGTTGAGACTGTTCATTGCAGTGCTTGCAGTGTGTATGTTCCTGCGTTACATAGTTCCGTTCAGCAACACTTAAAATCTCCTGAtcacacaaaaggaaaacaa GCCTacagagaacaaataaaaagggagagTGTTCTTACCGCTACCAGTATCTTGAATAATCCAATAGTCAAGGCACGGTACGAGCTGTATGTTAAG gGTGAAAATCCATTTGAAATTAATGATcaggctcaggagcagcagACAGAAGAAGAGGACAAGGCTGATGAGCCAGCTgaaggtgaggaagaggaggaggaagaagaggaagaagaaactgaagagcAAACTGACTTCACCTTAGACCACACTGAAGATAActaa
- the ZNF326 gene encoding DBIRD complex subunit ZNF326 isoform X2: MDYRSICDCNMDRDYGHGGYGGPRSMDSYLNQSYGMESHGGGGGGGGGGGNRFGPYESYDSGSSLGGRDLYRSGYGYNEPEQSRFGGSYGGRFDNSYRNSLDSFGGRNQGGSSWEAPYSRSKLRPGFMEDRGRESYSSYSSFSSPHMKPAPVGSRGRGTPAYPESGFGSRNYDAFGGPSTGRGRGRGHMGDFGGMHRPGIVVDYHNKPSPAAVAARGIKRKMIPQPYNKPGGTFIKKPKMTKPILKLTQKKSPNMKTSFQDSTIEEIEVDTSGAVVIYEDFTRDAYDLGYQTFGDAKGEVKSEEEEKRRIEARREKQRRRREKNSEKYGDGYRMAFTCSFCKFRTFEEKEIESHLESAAHQETLDHIQKQTKFDKVVMEFLHECMVNKFKKTAMRKQQTSNQTDNAQAVEKDIMEGVTADDHMMKVETVHCSACSVYVPALHSSVQQHLKSPDHTKGKQAYREQIKRESVLTATSILNNPIVKARYELYVKGENPFEINDQAQEQQTEEEDKADEPAEGEEEEEEEEEEETEEQTDFTLDHTEDN; this comes from the exons ACATGGACCGTGATTATGGGCATGGAGGCTATGGTGGCCCACGATCCATGGACTCTTACCTTAACCAATCCTATGGGATGGAGAGTCATGGAGGTGGAGgcggaggaggtggtggtggtggtaacAG GTTTGGACCTTATGAGTCTTACGACTCCGGGTCTTCTCTGGGTGGGCGAGATCTGTACAGATCTGGCTATGGTTATAATGAACCCGAACAAAGCCGCTTCGGAGGTAGTTATGGTGGTCGATTTGACAACTCCTACCGGAATAGCCTTGACTCTTTCGGAGGTAGAAACCAGGGCGGGTCTAGCTGGGAAGCACCTTACTCCCGTTCAAAATTGAGGCCTGGGTTTATGGAggacagaggaagagagagtTACTCTTCCTacagcagtttttcttcacCCCATATGAAGCCTGCACCTGTAGGCTCTCGGGGGAGAGGAACGCCTGCTTATCCTGAAAGTGGATTTGGAAGCAGAAACTATGATGCTTTTGGAGGACCATCAACAGGCAGAGGCCGAGGCCGAGGA CATATGGGAGACTTTGGAGGAATGCACAGACCTGGAATTGTTGTTGACTATCATAACAAACCCAGTCCTGCAGCAGTTGCTGCgagaggaataaaaagaaaaatgataccACAGCCCTACAACAAACCTGGTGGGACATTTATCAAGAAACCCAAAATGACAAAACCTATTTTGAAGCTGACTCAGAAAAAATCACCTA ACATGAAGACATCTTTCCAGGATTCTACTATAGAG GAAATTGAAGTGGACACGAGTGGTGCAGTTGTTATATATGAAGACTTTACAAGAGATGCTTATGATCTCGGGTATCAGACTTTTGGAG aTGCCAAAGGAGAAGTTAAAAGCGAAGAAGAGGAAAAGCGAAGAATTGAGGccagaagagagaagcaaaggcgtagaagggaaaaaaacagcgAAAAATATGGTGACGGATACAG AATGGCATTTACTTGCTCATTTTGTAAATTTCgaacatttgaagaaaaagagattgaGTCCCATCTGGAGAGTGCAGCTCACCAGGAAACATTGGATCATATCCAGAAGCAAACCAAATTTGACAAAGTAGTGATGGAGTTTCTTCAT GAGTGTATGGTAAATAAATTCAAGAAGACAGCTATGCGTAAGCAACAGACAAGTAACCAAACAGACAATGCTCAAGCTGTTGAAAAAGACATAATGGAAG GGGTTACTGCTGATGACCACATGATGAAAGTTGAGACTGTTCATTGCAGTGCTTGCAGTGTGTATGTTCCTGCGTTACATAGTTCCGTTCAGCAACACTTAAAATCTCCTGAtcacacaaaaggaaaacaa GCCTacagagaacaaataaaaagggagagTGTTCTTACCGCTACCAGTATCTTGAATAATCCAATAGTCAAGGCACGGTACGAGCTGTATGTTAAG gGTGAAAATCCATTTGAAATTAATGATcaggctcaggagcagcagACAGAAGAAGAGGACAAGGCTGATGAGCCAGCTgaaggtgaggaagaggaggaggaagaagaggaagaagaaactgaagagcAAACTGACTTCACCTTAGACCACACTGAAGATAActaa